In Chitinophaga sp. HK235, a single window of DNA contains:
- a CDS encoding FtsW/RodA/SpoVE family cell cycle protein, producing MNGLLYRTKGDKVIWTIVIFLSLVSLLAVYSATGSLAYRERGGHTEYYLLKQLIVLGMGLVIIYFAHRVNYTIYSRVAQVGFLISIPLLIYTLAFGSHINDASRWIRLPIINLTFQTSDVAKLAIFMYVSRQLSRRQDVINDFKKGFLPIITPVAVICILIMPANMSTALLLMASCMLLCFIGRVPVKFLAGMVAAGALLVVLMFAIAKLSGNDMRTKTWEKRLDSFLNDDHTEVPYQVQQANIAIAGGGLLGKGPGNSTQRNFLPHAYSDYIYATIIEEYGLFGAFLILAAYMVLLLRSIRIYKRCPYAFGAFLAVGLSVTLVIQALTNMAVNVQLFPVTGLPLPLVSMGGSSVLFTSMAIGIILSVSRNVEEMEGKQAEKERLERVMAAQAENAAVA from the coding sequence ATGAACGGTTTGCTCTATAGAACAAAAGGCGATAAGGTCATCTGGACGATAGTAATTTTTCTATCGTTGGTGAGCCTGCTGGCCGTATATAGCGCAACCGGATCACTGGCTTATCGTGAACGCGGCGGCCATACGGAGTATTATCTCCTGAAGCAGCTTATCGTACTGGGTATGGGCCTCGTGATCATCTATTTTGCACACCGGGTAAACTATACTATTTACTCCAGGGTGGCGCAGGTAGGTTTCCTGATATCGATACCACTGCTGATATACACACTGGCATTCGGATCACATATCAACGATGCCAGCCGGTGGATCAGGCTACCGATCATCAACCTGACCTTCCAGACATCGGATGTGGCCAAACTTGCCATCTTCATGTATGTCAGCCGTCAGTTGTCGAGACGCCAGGATGTGATCAACGATTTCAAAAAAGGATTTCTGCCCATCATCACTCCCGTAGCGGTTATCTGTATACTCATCATGCCGGCCAATATGAGCACGGCTTTGCTGTTAATGGCCAGTTGCATGCTGCTCTGCTTCATCGGCAGGGTACCGGTAAAATTTCTTGCCGGCATGGTAGCTGCCGGTGCATTGCTGGTAGTGCTGATGTTTGCCATCGCGAAACTGTCTGGTAACGATATGCGTACCAAAACCTGGGAAAAAAGGCTCGACAGCTTCCTGAACGACGACCATACAGAAGTACCCTATCAGGTACAACAGGCCAATATAGCCATCGCCGGCGGCGGACTGCTGGGGAAAGGCCCGGGCAACAGTACACAACGTAACTTTCTGCCCCACGCCTACTCCGACTATATCTACGCCACCATCATAGAAGAATACGGACTGTTTGGTGCATTCCTGATACTGGCGGCCTACATGGTATTATTACTACGCAGTATCCGGATATACAAAAGATGTCCTTATGCCTTCGGCGCATTCCTGGCAGTAGGCCTGAGTGTAACACTGGTCATACAGGCACTGACCAATATGGCGGTAAACGTACAGCTGTTTCCGGTAACAGGGTTGCCCCTGCCACTGGTCAGCATGGGCGGATCTTCCGTACTCTTCACCAGCATGGCCATCGGAATTATCCTTAGTGTGTCGCGCAACGTGGAAGAAATGGAAGGTAAACAGGCAGAAAAAGAACGACTCGAACGTGTAATGGCGGCGCAAGCGGAAAACGCAGCAGTAGCCTGA
- the murD gene encoding UDP-N-acetylmuramoyl-L-alanine--D-glutamate ligase has protein sequence MAHKLIILGAGESGIGAALLGKQQGYDVFVSEGGIIKDNYKQELAVNHITFEEGHHSWDIILNADEIVKSPGIPEKTELMKKVREKGIPVISEIELAYRFSKGKKIIAITGSNGKSTTTALTYHIFKTAGLDVAMVGNIGVSYARQVATAPAEYYVIEISSFQLDDIVEFKPNVAILLNITPDHLDRYDYKMENYVASKFRIAMNQTKEDYFIYCMDDPEIMQHLAQQPIYSTSIPFTIMKPLKEGGFIANEQLQILVDGEPVIMSMYDLALKGKHNLYNSMAAAIAGRTMDIRKEKIRESLASFKSLEHRMEYVATVKGVDFINDSKATNVNSVWFALESIEKPIVLIMGGVDKGNDYSAIRDLVKEKVKAIICMGIDNTPIIEALSKDTPVMINTSSMMDAVREAFQQATKGDVVMLSPACASFDLFKNYEDRGWKFKEAVKAL, from the coding sequence ATGGCGCACAAACTCATCATATTAGGAGCAGGAGAAAGTGGAATAGGAGCAGCTTTGCTGGGAAAACAGCAAGGGTATGATGTTTTTGTATCCGAAGGCGGCATCATCAAAGACAACTATAAACAGGAACTGGCGGTAAACCACATCACTTTCGAAGAAGGACATCACTCCTGGGATATTATCCTGAACGCTGACGAAATCGTCAAAAGTCCGGGTATCCCTGAAAAAACAGAGCTGATGAAAAAGGTACGCGAAAAAGGCATACCGGTTATTTCTGAGATAGAACTGGCCTACCGTTTTTCAAAAGGTAAAAAGATCATTGCCATCACCGGCAGCAACGGCAAAAGCACCACCACCGCCCTCACCTACCACATCTTCAAAACGGCAGGACTGGACGTGGCCATGGTAGGTAATATTGGCGTTAGTTATGCCAGACAGGTGGCAACCGCACCAGCGGAGTATTATGTGATTGAAATCAGCAGCTTTCAGCTGGATGACATCGTGGAATTCAAACCCAACGTAGCCATCCTGCTCAACATTACGCCTGATCATCTGGACCGGTACGACTACAAAATGGAAAATTATGTGGCTTCCAAGTTCAGGATCGCGATGAACCAGACAAAAGAAGATTATTTCATCTATTGTATGGACGATCCCGAGATCATGCAGCATTTGGCGCAGCAACCCATTTATTCAACATCAATACCTTTTACCATCATGAAACCACTGAAAGAAGGCGGCTTTATCGCCAACGAGCAGTTGCAAATACTGGTTGACGGAGAACCGGTCATCATGTCGATGTATGATCTGGCACTAAAAGGGAAACACAATCTGTATAATTCGATGGCAGCAGCAATTGCAGGCAGGACCATGGACATCAGAAAAGAAAAAATCCGCGAAAGCCTGGCTTCCTTCAAAAGCCTCGAACACCGGATGGAATATGTGGCAACCGTAAAAGGAGTGGATTTTATCAATGATAGCAAGGCTACCAACGTCAACTCCGTATGGTTTGCCCTCGAAAGCATTGAAAAGCCCATCGTACTGATCATGGGTGGTGTAGACAAAGGCAACGACTACTCCGCTATCCGCGATCTGGTGAAAGAAAAAGTAAAGGCCATCATCTGCATGGGTATTGACAATACCCCCATCATCGAAGCGTTGTCAAAAGATACGCCGGTGATGATCAACACCTCCAGCATGATGGATGCTGTTCGGGAAGCCTTTCAGCAGGCCACCAAAGGAGATGTGGTAATGCTCTCTCCCGCCTGCGCCAGCTTCGACCTGTTTAAAAACTATGAAGACAGGGGCTGGAAATTCAAGGAAGCTGTAAAGGCTTTATAG